From one Candidatus Eisenbacteria bacterium genomic stretch:
- a CDS encoding IS630 family transposase produces the protein MKIQDARSLPAAAQEDLRRRVVKAVFNGMSQTEAAGVFGVARGTINRWVGLKRRGGLRALRAKKRGRPRSPRLAPHAAALVVRMIVSRCPDQLRLPFALWTRKAVQQLLRERFGLRVSVWTVGRYLKRWDLTPQKPLRRAFERDPEEVRLWLEREYPAIRGEARRIGAAIHWGDEMGLRSDHQAGRSYGRRGQTPVVPGTGQRFRCNVISSITNRGRVAFMVFRESFTVRVYRRFLKRLLRHTKRPIFLIVDRHPVHRARDIQRWLAERGDRIRVFWLPGYSPDLNPDEFLNQDVKTNAVGRQRPRDLGEMTDTVRSYLRSTQRQPSIVQNYFQAPSVRYAAD, from the coding sequence ATGAAGATTCAGGATGCTCGTTCTCTGCCTGCCGCCGCGCAGGAGGATCTCCGCCGGCGGGTTGTCAAAGCCGTGTTCAACGGTATGTCCCAGACCGAAGCCGCGGGGGTCTTCGGGGTCGCCCGGGGCACGATCAATCGCTGGGTGGGGCTGAAGCGACGAGGGGGGCTGCGGGCTCTGCGGGCGAAGAAGCGGGGCCGTCCGAGGTCGCCGCGGCTGGCGCCCCACGCAGCGGCGCTGGTCGTTCGGATGATCGTGAGCCGATGCCCGGACCAGCTTCGGCTGCCCTTCGCTCTTTGGACGCGCAAAGCGGTTCAGCAGCTCCTTCGGGAGCGATTTGGTCTGCGGGTCTCGGTCTGGACCGTGGGTCGGTATCTGAAGCGGTGGGATCTGACCCCGCAGAAGCCCCTGCGGCGGGCGTTTGAACGAGATCCCGAGGAGGTCCGGCTGTGGTTGGAGAGGGAGTATCCGGCCATCCGAGGCGAGGCCAGGCGGATCGGTGCCGCGATTCACTGGGGCGATGAGATGGGTCTGCGCTCGGACCATCAGGCGGGGCGATCCTATGGCAGGCGTGGGCAGACGCCGGTGGTCCCTGGCACGGGTCAGAGGTTTCGCTGCAACGTGATCTCCTCGATCACGAATCGTGGTCGCGTTGCGTTCATGGTCTTCCGGGAATCCTTTACCGTGAGGGTCTATCGGCGATTCCTCAAGCGTTTGCTGCGCCACACGAAGCGTCCGATCTTCCTGATCGTTGATCGTCATCCCGTGCACCGGGCGAGGGACATCCAACGATGGCTCGCGGAGCGAGGAGATCGCATCCGCGTCTTCTGGCTCCCAGGGTACAGCCCCGATCTCAACCCCGACGAGTTTCTGAATCAGGACGTCAAGACCAACGCGGTGGGGCGCCAGCGTCCCCGGGATCTCGGGGAGATGACGGACACCGTTCGCTCCTACCTCCGAAGCACGCAACGGCAGCCGAGCATCGTCCAGAACTACTTCCAGGCCCCGAGCGTCCGATATGCAGCTGACTGA